In Paenibacillus sp. JQZ6Y-1, one genomic interval encodes:
- a CDS encoding metallophosphoesterase family protein has protein sequence MLEIVHIQAEPIEQISYLAPTPGSQSVDRKQLPIYRGTVRGLPDCLKAVIVTSDLQGVMEYTAFDGIGGEVERLADSCSITMTDQQFISTTAPSSTRRRSHLLGEALPEMLELLLQMDWPHIHKEQVMLLLCGDLYADVQKRGASGSPMAVWEAFQQTFVHMAAVSGNHDIFAEQEKKHINTHQEAIWMLEPQLQQMQDLHIAGLSGITGRPDKPNRMPEPDFLKQLGSLLRKSPDVLVMHQGPDDPSNCRPGDQNVRVEVEKYSPVLICCGHVGWQTEQGQEHYARLQNGTQVLNADGKVFILVAE, from the coding sequence ATGTTGGAAATTGTACATATTCAGGCAGAGCCGATAGAACAAATTTCTTATCTTGCACCAACTCCGGGAAGTCAGTCGGTTGATCGAAAGCAGCTACCTATTTATAGGGGGACGGTACGAGGATTGCCGGACTGTTTGAAGGCCGTAATCGTCACATCGGATCTACAAGGTGTCATGGAATATACGGCATTTGACGGTATAGGAGGGGAGGTTGAGCGTTTGGCTGATTCTTGTTCTATAACTATGACAGATCAGCAATTTATATCTACCACTGCTCCATCTTCGACTAGACGGCGCTCTCACTTGTTAGGTGAGGCTTTGCCGGAAATGTTAGAACTATTATTGCAAATGGATTGGCCACATATACACAAGGAGCAGGTTATGCTTCTGTTATGTGGAGATTTATATGCAGATGTGCAGAAAAGGGGTGCCAGCGGAAGTCCGATGGCGGTTTGGGAAGCTTTTCAACAAACATTTGTTCATATGGCTGCAGTATCGGGTAATCATGATATTTTTGCAGAGCAAGAGAAGAAGCATATTAATACGCATCAAGAAGCGATATGGATGTTAGAACCTCAATTGCAACAGATGCAAGATTTACATATCGCAGGATTAAGTGGTATTACAGGTAGACCAGATAAACCTAATCGCATGCCAGAACCTGATTTTTTGAAACAATTGGGAAGTCTATTGAGAAAATCGCCGGATGTATTGGTTATGCACCAGGGACCAGATGATCCATCCAACTGTCGTCCAGGGGATCAGAATGTGCGCGTGGAAGTGGAAAAATATAGTCCTGTTCTAATCTGCTGCGGTCATGTCGGCTGGCAGACGGAACAAGGACAAGAGCATTACGCCCGTTTGCAAAATGGAACACAGGTACTTAATGCAGATGGGAAGGTATTTATTCTAGTTGCGGAATGA
- a CDS encoding CtsR family transcriptional regulator, producing the protein MRNISDIIEQYLKRMLQEGEGALEIQRNDLADQFSCVPSQINYVISTRFTLEKGYLVESKRGGGGYIRIRRIELPSHSTIHTHIHESIGQAMSQTAAEGLIYQLFEARLISKREAEMMRAVVCRDVISLNLPYRDEVRARMMKAMLISLLGS; encoded by the coding sequence ATGCGTAATATCTCCGACATTATCGAACAATATTTGAAACGCATGCTTCAGGAAGGTGAAGGTGCATTGGAGATCCAGCGTAACGATCTGGCTGACCAGTTTTCCTGCGTACCGTCGCAGATTAACTATGTGATCAGTACACGTTTTACGCTGGAAAAGGGCTATCTGGTGGAGAGCAAACGGGGCGGCGGCGGTTATATTCGTATTCGCCGAATCGAGCTTCCGTCACATTCTACCATCCATACCCATATTCACGAAAGTATTGGCCAAGCAATGAGCCAGACGGCAGCAGAAGGGTTAATTTACCAGCTGTTCGAGGCACGGCTGATCTCCAAGCGCGAAGCAGAGATGATGCGTGCGGTGGTGTGCAGGGATGTTATTTCACTCAATCTTCCCTATCGGGATGAAGTCCGTGCACGAATGATGAAGGCCATGCTGATCTCATTGCTTGGGTCTTGA
- a CDS encoding UvrB/UvrC motif-containing protein codes for MICQECQQRPATLHFTKIVNGEKTEFHICEHCAHEKGELIPGTSGGFSIHNLLSGLMDFDSSNKAKAAGTLAQQLQCPECGMTYAQFRKLGRFGCSSCYPTFDRQLDPLLKRVHGSTAHAGKLPERAGVQIKARRQVHELRHEMQQRIAEEEFEQAAQLRDQIRELEKQISQES; via the coding sequence ATGATTTGTCAGGAATGCCAGCAACGGCCGGCAACCCTTCATTTCACCAAGATCGTAAATGGGGAGAAGACGGAATTCCACATTTGCGAACATTGTGCTCATGAAAAAGGGGAGCTGATTCCAGGCACTTCCGGTGGATTTTCTATTCACAATCTATTATCGGGATTGATGGATTTTGATTCCAGCAACAAAGCCAAAGCGGCAGGTACCCTTGCCCAACAGCTGCAATGCCCGGAATGCGGCATGACCTATGCCCAATTCCGTAAGCTGGGACGCTTTGGATGCAGTTCCTGTTATCCTACCTTTGACCGTCAGCTTGATCCATTGTTGAAGCGGGTTCATGGCAGTACTGCTCATGCGGGTAAGTTGCCAGAGCGCGCCGGTGTACAGATCAAAGCAAGACGACAGGTGCATGAGCTGCGTCATGAGATGCAGCAACGCATTGCCGAAGAGGAATTTGAGCAGGCTGCCCAGCTGCGCGATCAGATTCGCGAGCTGGAAAAGCAAATTTCACAGGAGTCGTAA
- a CDS encoding protein arginine kinase, which yields MPGLRFTEKPLSEWMQKGGDYSDVVISSRVRIARNLVHQPFPIVSSEEQAEQVRQQLTAALQDEGIQALGPFEPIVLGELNDVDKEVLMEKHLISPNLINDSKAGAVLLTDDEAVSIMLNEEDHLRIQCLYPGFQLQEAWQRASQIDDAFEKVVDYAFDDRRGYLTSCPTNLGTGLRASVMLHLPALTILNQVGRILSAVSQVGLAIRGLYGEGSEAIGNMFQISNQITLGLSEDEIIDNLRSVVMQIIEYEQHARSRLLTESKLRITDRIMRSYGILSYATMMDAKEAFQRISDVRLGVDLGLIDRASVVQMNELLIMTQPGFLQKTFGVKMGSGERDMYRAQLIRDTLGNVHVED from the coding sequence ATGCCGGGTCTCCGTTTTACTGAAAAGCCTTTGAGCGAATGGATGCAAAAGGGCGGAGATTATTCGGATGTTGTCATCAGCAGCCGGGTACGTATTGCCCGTAATCTGGTGCATCAGCCATTCCCGATTGTGTCTTCCGAAGAACAGGCTGAGCAGGTACGTCAGCAGCTCACAGCTGCGCTGCAGGACGAAGGTATACAGGCACTTGGACCGTTTGAGCCGATTGTACTGGGCGAACTGAATGACGTCGACAAGGAAGTACTGATGGAAAAGCATTTGATCAGTCCTAATCTGATCAATGATTCCAAAGCAGGGGCTGTATTGTTGACGGATGATGAAGCGGTCAGCATTATGCTGAATGAGGAAGATCATTTGCGTATTCAGTGTCTGTATCCGGGTTTTCAGCTACAGGAAGCATGGCAGCGGGCGTCACAGATCGACGATGCTTTTGAAAAGGTAGTCGATTATGCCTTTGACGACCGACGCGGGTATCTGACCAGCTGTCCGACCAATCTAGGTACGGGACTGCGTGCATCGGTGATGCTGCATTTGCCAGCATTGACCATTCTCAATCAGGTCGGTCGTATTTTATCGGCGGTATCTCAGGTTGGTTTGGCGATCCGTGGATTGTACGGCGAAGGCAGTGAAGCGATCGGGAATATGTTTCAAATTTCCAATCAGATTACGCTTGGATTGTCCGAAGATGAGATTATCGACAATCTACGTAGTGTGGTTATGCAAATTATCGAATACGAGCAGCATGCGCGTAGTCGCTTGCTGACCGAATCGAAGCTGCGCATTACCGACCGCATCATGCGTTCATACGGCATTTTGTCGTATGCAACGATGATGGATGCGAAGGAAGCTTTTCAGCGCATTTCGGATGTGCGGCTTGGAGTAGATCTGGGGTTGATTGATCGGGCATCCGTCGTTCAGATGAACGAATTGCTGATTATGACACAACCGGGTTTCCTTCAGAAAACGTTCGGTGTTAAAATGGGATCAGGAGAACGCGATATGTACAGGGCGCAGCTGATCCGCGATACATTGGGTAATGTACACGTAGAAGACTAA
- the clpC gene encoding ATP-dependent protease ATP-binding subunit ClpC, with protein MMFGRFTERAQKVLALAQEEAVRLGHNNIGTEHILLGLIREGEGIAAKALIGLGLGLEKIQDEVESLIGRGQEQPTNIAYTPRAKKVIELSMDEARKLGHTYVGTEHILLGLIREGEGVAARVLNNLGISLNKARQQVLQLLGSNEAVSSHHGTPANVSTPTLDSLARDLTAIAKDSNLDPVIGRSKEIERVIQVLSRRTKNNPVLIGEPGVGKTAIAEGLAQKIINNEIPETLRDKRVMTLDMGSVVAGTKYRGEFEDRLKKIMDEIRQAGNIVLFIDELHTLIGAGGAEGAIDASNILKPALARGELQCIGATTLDEYRKYIEKDAALERRFQPITVDQPSPEEAVQILMGLRDRYEAHHRVKITDEAIEQAVKLSDRYITDRFLPDKAIDLIDEAGSKVRLNSYTVPPNLKQLESRLEDIRKEKDAAVQSQEFEKAAALRDTEQKIREELDTTKNQWKEKQGRTDSEVTPEDIADIVANWTGIPVTKLKEEETDRLLNMESLLHERVIGQDEAVVAVSRAIRRARAGLKDPKRPMGSFIFLGPTGVGKTELARALAESMFGDENAIIRIDMSEYMEKHSTSRLVGAPPGYVGYEEGGQLTEKVRRKPYSVVLLDEIEKAHPEVFNILLQVLEDGRLTDSKGRVVDFRNTLIILTSNVGAEAIRRNTTLGFTAAVDSGAEYNNMKGKVTDELKRHFRPEFLNRIDDVIVFHSLEEKHIAEIVTLMSEELRKRLREYAVDFTLTDSAKAFLAKEGFDPAYGARPLRRAIQKHIEDRLSEELLTGSVKKGDTLLIDEKEGTLSVEKVTPSQESDSVSANEAKS; from the coding sequence ATGATGTTTGGCAGATTTACGGAGCGAGCGCAAAAAGTCCTGGCATTGGCTCAGGAGGAAGCGGTTCGTCTCGGTCACAATAACATCGGTACAGAGCATATTTTGCTTGGATTGATTCGTGAAGGCGAAGGCATCGCTGCTAAAGCGCTGATCGGTCTAGGTCTTGGACTTGAGAAAATTCAGGATGAGGTAGAATCGCTGATTGGTCGTGGTCAAGAGCAACCTACGAATATCGCGTATACCCCACGTGCAAAAAAGGTTATCGAACTTTCGATGGACGAAGCGCGTAAGCTTGGTCATACGTATGTTGGCACAGAGCATATCCTGCTCGGTCTGATCCGCGAAGGAGAAGGCGTAGCAGCACGCGTATTGAACAATCTGGGTATCAGTCTGAACAAGGCGCGTCAGCAAGTGTTGCAGCTGCTTGGTAGCAATGAAGCCGTATCAAGTCACCATGGCACACCTGCCAATGTGAGCACGCCAACGCTGGACAGTCTGGCACGCGATCTGACTGCCATTGCGAAGGACAGCAATCTAGACCCTGTTATTGGTCGTAGCAAAGAAATTGAGCGCGTGATTCAAGTTCTGAGCCGTCGTACCAAAAACAACCCGGTACTAATCGGTGAGCCGGGCGTTGGTAAAACAGCCATCGCCGAAGGTCTAGCACAAAAGATTATCAACAACGAAATTCCAGAAACATTGCGTGACAAGCGCGTTATGACATTGGATATGGGTTCAGTTGTTGCAGGTACCAAATATCGCGGTGAGTTTGAAGACCGCCTCAAAAAAATCATGGACGAAATTCGCCAAGCTGGCAATATCGTACTGTTCATTGATGAGCTGCATACGCTGATCGGTGCTGGTGGCGCAGAAGGTGCGATTGACGCATCCAACATTCTGAAGCCTGCACTGGCTCGTGGTGAGCTGCAATGTATCGGTGCAACTACGCTGGACGAGTATCGTAAATATATCGAAAAAGATGCTGCGCTGGAGCGTCGTTTCCAACCGATTACGGTGGATCAGCCGTCACCAGAAGAAGCGGTTCAGATCCTGATGGGTCTGCGTGACCGTTACGAAGCGCATCACCGTGTAAAAATTACCGATGAAGCGATTGAACAGGCTGTGAAGCTGTCCGATCGTTATATCACAGACCGCTTCCTGCCGGATAAAGCGATCGATCTGATCGACGAAGCAGGTTCCAAAGTAAGACTGAACTCGTATACTGTACCGCCAAATCTCAAACAACTGGAAAGCCGTCTGGAAGATATCCGTAAGGAAAAAGACGCGGCTGTACAAAGTCAGGAGTTTGAAAAAGCGGCAGCACTGCGCGATACGGAGCAAAAGATTCGCGAAGAGCTGGATACAACCAAAAACCAGTGGAAAGAAAAACAAGGTCGTACCGATTCCGAGGTTACACCGGAAGATATCGCCGACATTGTTGCCAACTGGACAGGTATTCCGGTAACGAAGCTGAAAGAAGAAGAAACCGATCGTTTGCTCAACATGGAAAGCCTGCTGCATGAGCGCGTAATCGGTCAGGATGAAGCGGTAGTGGCTGTCAGCCGTGCGATCCGTCGTGCTCGCGCTGGTCTGAAGGATCCGAAGCGTCCAATGGGTTCGTTTATCTTCCTCGGCCCTACCGGTGTTGGTAAAACGGAGCTAGCTCGTGCGCTTGCGGAATCGATGTTTGGTGATGAGAATGCAATCATCCGTATCGATATGTCCGAGTATATGGAGAAACATTCGACTTCCCGTCTGGTTGGTGCGCCTCCGGGATATGTAGGCTACGAAGAAGGCGGTCAATTGACCGAAAAAGTACGCCGTAAACCATATTCCGTTGTCCTGCTGGATGAGATCGAAAAAGCTCACCCAGAAGTGTTCAACATTCTGTTGCAAGTACTGGAAGATGGTCGTCTGACTGATTCCAAAGGACGTGTTGTCGATTTCCGCAATACGCTGATCATTCTGACTTCCAACGTAGGGGCAGAAGCGATTCGCCGTAATACAACGCTGGGCTTTACCGCAGCGGTCGATTCCGGTGCCGAGTACAACAACATGAAGGGCAAAGTGACCGACGAGCTGAAACGTCACTTCCGTCCAGAGTTCCTGAACCGGATCGACGATGTGATCGTATTCCACTCGCTGGAAGAAAAACACATTGCCGAGATCGTTACACTCATGTCGGAAGAGCTGCGCAAGCGTCTGCGTGAATATGCAGTCGACTTTACACTCACCGATTCGGCGAAAGCATTCCTTGCCAAAGAGGGCTTCGACCCTGCTTATGGTGCACGCCCACTGCGTCGTGCAATTCAAAAGCACATCGAGGATCGTCTGTCCGAGGAACTGCTGACCGGCAGCGTCAAAAAAGGCGATACCCTGCTGATCGACGAAAAAGAAGGCACACTGTCTGTAGAAAAAGTAACTCCTTCTCAAGAAAGTGACAGTGTTTCCGCAAACGAAGCAAAATCCTGA
- the radA gene encoding DNA repair protein RadA, protein MAKVKTKFFCTDCGYESPKWYGKCPGCQAWNTMIEEKETSAVKTQGMNSSLFQTPTSVKPQAITEVEAGQEPRIQTGIHELNRVLGGGIVPGSLVLVGGDPGIGKSTLLLQTSHALAVKGLRVLYISGEESVRQTKLRAERLGALSNELFVLCESNMELIEEAIDSLNPNFLVIDSIQTVYQPEVTSAPGSVSQVRECTSRFMRIAKIRGIATVLVGHVTKEGAIAGPRMLEHMVDCVLYFEGERHHTYRLLRAVKNRFGSTNEMGIFEMHEEGLTEVSNPSELFLSERSAGAAGSTVIASMEGTRPMLVEMQALVAATHFPSPRRMGTGVDNNRLALIIAVLEKRMGLFLQNQDAYLNVAGGVRLDEPAVDLAIAVSLASSFRDAPTKPDDVVFGEIGLTGEVRGVSRAEQRVKEAAKLGFKRVIMPEKSLKGWTHPKDIKLIGVNTIAEALKAALD, encoded by the coding sequence ATGGCAAAAGTAAAAACAAAATTTTTCTGTACCGACTGCGGCTATGAATCGCCCAAATGGTATGGCAAATGTCCGGGTTGTCAGGCTTGGAACACCATGATTGAAGAAAAGGAAACGTCGGCTGTCAAAACACAGGGCATGAATTCCAGCCTATTCCAAACGCCAACATCGGTTAAGCCGCAGGCGATTACGGAAGTGGAAGCTGGTCAAGAACCGCGCATCCAAACCGGTATTCATGAGCTGAACCGTGTACTTGGTGGCGGTATAGTGCCAGGCTCGCTTGTACTGGTAGGTGGCGATCCGGGGATTGGTAAATCGACGCTGCTGCTGCAAACGTCACATGCGCTGGCAGTCAAAGGGCTGCGAGTACTGTACATTTCCGGTGAGGAATCGGTACGTCAGACCAAGCTGCGCGCCGAGCGTCTCGGTGCGCTATCCAATGAGCTATTTGTGTTGTGTGAAAGCAATATGGAGCTGATTGAGGAAGCGATTGATAGCCTCAATCCGAATTTTCTTGTCATCGACTCTATCCAAACGGTATATCAGCCGGAAGTAACGAGTGCACCGGGTAGTGTGTCTCAGGTGCGTGAATGTACATCGCGATTTATGCGGATTGCCAAAATTCGCGGGATCGCTACTGTGCTGGTCGGTCACGTGACCAAAGAAGGTGCGATTGCCGGTCCACGGATGCTGGAGCATATGGTAGACTGCGTGCTGTATTTTGAAGGTGAGCGTCATCATACGTATCGACTGCTGCGTGCGGTGAAGAACCGGTTTGGCTCGACGAATGAGATGGGTATTTTTGAAATGCATGAGGAAGGCTTGACCGAGGTATCGAATCCCTCGGAGTTGTTCTTGTCCGAACGCTCAGCAGGTGCAGCAGGCTCTACGGTAATTGCTAGCATGGAGGGAACGCGTCCAATGTTGGTTGAGATGCAGGCGCTGGTAGCGGCAACGCATTTTCCTTCGCCACGCCGAATGGGTACAGGAGTCGATAACAATCGTCTCGCGCTGATTATCGCCGTACTGGAAAAGCGGATGGGCTTGTTTTTGCAAAATCAGGATGCTTATCTGAATGTAGCCGGTGGTGTGCGATTGGATGAGCCTGCCGTCGACCTTGCCATTGCGGTCAGTCTGGCTTCCAGCTTCCGTGATGCACCAACCAAGCCGGATGATGTGGTATTCGGGGAAATTGGTCTAACTGGTGAGGTTCGCGGGGTATCGCGCGCGGAGCAGCGGGTCAAGGAAGCGGCAAAATTAGGCTTTAAACGTGTTATTATGCCGGAGAAAAGCCTGAAAGGCTGGACCCATCCTAAGGATATTAAACTGATCGGAGTAAATACGATAGCGGAAGCATTAAAAGCTGCATTGGACTAG
- the disA gene encoding DNA integrity scanning diadenylate cyclase DisA, translating into MKELSQAEKINRLLKMVAPGTAFRDGLENVLRAKTGGLIVVGSTPQVMNVVDGGFSIDCEFSPNYLYELAKMDGAIILSDDLKRILYANTQLIPDSSISSIETGIRHRTAERVAKQTGELVISISQRRNIITLYKGNLRYALKEIGVILTKANQAIQTLERYQVVLKQALTNLTASEFEQMVTIAEVIGVVQRVEMVLRIQTEISRYVTELGAEGRLISMQMDELVGNTEEEFRLLLKDYGRDISEERLDEIVNGLKRITDNELMDVNQIVKMLGYPMAAAQSEEVVPSRGYRVLNKIPRLPNVIINNLVERFAALHHVISASIDELDEVDGIGEVRARTIRAGLERIQEQVFIDRQI; encoded by the coding sequence ATGAAAGAGCTCAGCCAGGCTGAGAAAATAAATCGTTTATTGAAAATGGTTGCACCCGGTACTGCATTTCGCGACGGTCTGGAAAACGTGCTACGTGCCAAAACAGGCGGACTGATCGTTGTTGGTTCGACACCGCAAGTAATGAATGTGGTCGATGGCGGCTTTTCCATCGATTGCGAATTTTCGCCCAACTATTTGTACGAGCTGGCGAAAATGGATGGGGCGATCATCCTGAGCGATGATCTGAAGCGAATCCTGTATGCGAATACGCAGTTGATTCCCGATTCCTCCATTTCCTCGATTGAGACGGGGATTCGTCACCGGACGGCAGAGCGTGTTGCCAAGCAGACAGGCGAGCTAGTGATTTCCATTTCGCAGCGTCGGAATATTATCACCCTGTATAAAGGCAATCTGCGCTATGCACTCAAGGAAATTGGTGTGATTTTGACCAAAGCGAATCAAGCCATTCAGACGCTGGAACGGTATCAGGTCGTGCTCAAGCAGGCATTGACGAACCTGACCGCTTCCGAGTTTGAGCAGATGGTGACAATTGCTGAGGTGATCGGCGTCGTGCAACGGGTGGAAATGGTGCTGCGTATTCAAACCGAGATCAGTCGCTATGTCACCGAGTTAGGCGCCGAAGGTCGTCTAATCTCCATGCAAATGGATGAGCTGGTTGGCAATACGGAAGAAGAGTTCCGTCTGCTGCTCAAAGATTACGGTCGTGATATTAGCGAGGAAAGATTGGACGAAATCGTTAACGGATTGAAGCGAATTACCGATAATGAGCTAATGGACGTCAACCAGATTGTAAAAATGCTCGGCTATCCGATGGCAGCTGCCCAATCGGAGGAAGTCGTTCCGTCACGCGGTTACCGTGTGCTGAACAAAATTCCACGTTTGCCGAATGTGATTATTAATAATCTGGTGGAACGGTTTGCCGCTCTACACCATGTAATCTCTGCTAGCATTGATGAGCTGGATGAAGTGGATGGTATCGGTGAAGTACGCGCACGTACGATTCGTGCCGGTCTGGAACGCATCCAGGAGCAAGTATTTATTGACAGACAAATCTAA
- the pssA gene encoding CDP-diacylglycerol--serine O-phosphatidyltransferase produces the protein MITKSIPNLCTLFNLGLGMLAILLALHDNYSLAAVMVIVAMLMDGLDGRMARALNAQSELGKELDSLSDLVSFGVAPIVIMYDMVFKDINPVLAISAALIFPMCGAMRLARFNVKAGVPGYFTGLPIPAAGGVLATLSLFHNEVSTPYMIISTFMLSYLMVSQVKYPNFKKVGIPKKALWLAPVVVAAGVVIAIMFPDQVSKLIFVPLAAYALYGFKQNIRRLMRRHARRDDENRSKESLR, from the coding sequence ATGATTACAAAATCAATTCCAAACCTGTGTACGCTATTTAACCTGGGACTTGGAATGTTGGCTATTTTACTGGCGCTGCACGATAACTACAGCCTTGCGGCAGTCATGGTTATTGTGGCGATGTTAATGGATGGTCTGGACGGACGGATGGCACGCGCGCTTAATGCGCAGAGCGAGTTGGGGAAGGAACTGGATTCCCTGTCTGACCTTGTTTCATTTGGTGTAGCTCCAATCGTCATCATGTACGATATGGTATTCAAAGACATTAACCCAGTTCTCGCGATCTCTGCTGCTCTGATTTTCCCGATGTGTGGAGCGATGCGTCTGGCGAGATTTAATGTCAAAGCCGGCGTACCGGGTTACTTTACCGGATTGCCTATTCCAGCTGCTGGTGGTGTACTGGCAACGCTCTCGCTATTCCATAATGAAGTTTCTACGCCCTATATGATTATCAGTACGTTTATGCTCTCGTATCTGATGGTCAGTCAGGTGAAATATCCGAATTTCAAAAAAGTCGGTATTCCGAAAAAAGCCCTCTGGCTCGCTCCGGTTGTGGTCGCTGCCGGTGTGGTGATTGCAATCATGTTCCCCGATCAGGTATCCAAACTGATCTTCGTACCGCTAGCAGCGTATGCGCTGTATGGCTTCAAACAGAATATTCGAAGACTGATGCGCCGTCATGCCCGTCGTGATGATGAGAATCGTTCCAAAGAATCGCTTCGCTAA
- a CDS encoding PIN/TRAM domain-containing protein: MMEQWMSWMAMLAGKPDTPGIMAIHIGMIVVAAILLSLLIRRLLVLIERQRVQVLALPAEKVLAASFGLLIGLLIGWLGALVIAWWPSVYEIVRTFLMLTLGYLGLRIGYERAGELLYPEHRRVRYTADYGQPISKDSEKVVKELPDGAQEVDLMASRMPAISIMDANIAIDGRIEGIIACGFVQGIVIVPDFIVQELQAIADSADTLRRQRGKKGLDTLTKLRDQSGIELEVASTHYSNTMSADERLVQLAAARKAALITNDRNLQQIAELHGIRILSVNRLAALLKPQLIAGELLYVQMTRAGKEPGQGIAYLDDGTMIVVEQGKDHIGQELEVIVTSVLQTSNGKMVFARPHTEEHSE; the protein is encoded by the coding sequence ATGATGGAACAATGGATGTCGTGGATGGCAATGCTGGCAGGAAAGCCGGATACTCCGGGAATAATGGCTATTCATATTGGAATGATCGTAGTAGCAGCGATACTACTGTCATTGCTCATTCGCCGCCTGCTGGTGCTGATTGAGCGTCAGCGAGTACAGGTGTTAGCATTACCAGCAGAAAAGGTGCTGGCTGCATCGTTTGGCTTGCTCATTGGTTTGCTGATTGGCTGGCTTGGTGCTCTGGTGATTGCGTGGTGGCCAAGCGTGTATGAGATTGTGCGAACCTTTTTGATGCTGACACTAGGCTATTTAGGGCTGCGTATTGGATATGAACGCGCAGGAGAACTGTTATATCCAGAGCATCGCCGAGTGCGATATACTGCCGATTATGGTCAGCCTATATCGAAGGATAGCGAGAAGGTAGTTAAGGAATTACCGGACGGTGCGCAGGAGGTTGATCTCATGGCATCGAGAATGCCTGCAATTAGTATCATGGATGCGAATATCGCAATTGATGGTAGAATTGAAGGCATTATCGCCTGCGGCTTTGTGCAGGGAATCGTGATTGTACCTGATTTTATCGTACAGGAACTGCAAGCCATTGCCGATTCCGCTGATACGTTACGTCGACAACGTGGCAAAAAAGGGCTAGATACACTTACCAAATTGCGCGATCAGTCGGGCATTGAGTTAGAGGTCGCATCCACACATTATTCTAACACTATGAGTGCAGATGAGCGCTTGGTGCAATTGGCGGCTGCACGTAAGGCTGCTTTGATTACAAATGACCGTAATTTACAGCAAATTGCTGAACTACATGGTATTCGTATCTTGTCTGTGAACCGTCTTGCTGCGCTGCTCAAGCCACAGCTGATCGCAGGTGAGTTATTGTATGTACAGATGACTCGCGCTGGCAAGGAACCCGGACAGGGCATCGCTTATCTGGATGATGGTACGATGATCGTAGTGGAACAGGGGAAGGATCATATCGGACAAGAACTAGAAGTGATTGTCACCAGTGTATTACAAACGTCTAATGGTAAAATGGTGTTTGCTCGCCCGCATACTGAGGAGCATTCAGAATAA
- the ispD gene encoding 2-C-methyl-D-erythritol 4-phosphate cytidylyltransferase, protein MANTAGIIVVAAGKGSRMGTVESKQYLKLQDKPIIIHTLEVFERSAVAEEIVIVTGAEDVERCREWVQQYGLHKVQAVVVGGHDRQESVYRGLEHIQSDWVMVHDGVRPFITEQHMEQCLEAAQRDGASVLAVPVKDTIKQVDQQLHITGTPDRSTLWAIQTPQTFRSTDLRNAHRQAEEQQFRGTDDAMLVERLGISVTVVEGSYSNIKLTTPDDLDYAAYLLTHKGENLS, encoded by the coding sequence ATGGCAAACACAGCTGGAATCATCGTCGTGGCAGCGGGCAAAGGCTCACGCATGGGTACGGTGGAGAGCAAGCAATATCTGAAGCTACAGGATAAACCGATTATTATACATACACTGGAAGTGTTTGAACGCTCGGCTGTTGCGGAGGAGATCGTCATCGTTACAGGAGCAGAAGATGTGGAGCGCTGCCGAGAATGGGTACAGCAATATGGACTGCACAAAGTCCAAGCCGTTGTCGTCGGCGGGCATGATCGTCAGGAATCCGTATACCGTGGGTTGGAGCATATCCAGTCGGACTGGGTAATGGTGCATGACGGCGTACGTCCATTTATTACGGAGCAGCATATGGAGCAGTGTCTGGAAGCAGCGCAGCGCGATGGTGCTTCTGTATTGGCGGTGCCAGTCAAGGATACGATCAAGCAGGTGGATCAGCAGCTCCATATTACAGGTACACCGGATCGCAGTACATTATGGGCGATTCAGACACCGCAGACCTTTCGTTCAACCGATTTGCGGAATGCACATCGACAAGCGGAAGAACAGCAGTTCCGCGGTACCGATGATGCGATGCTGGTTGAGCGACTTGGTATTTCTGTGACAGTGGTAGAAGGCAGCTATAGTAATATCAAGCTGACGACACCGGATGATCTAGATTATGCCGCTTATTTATTGACACATAAGGGAGAGAATTTATCATGA